A single region of the Oncorhynchus keta strain PuntledgeMale-10-30-2019 chromosome 4, Oket_V2, whole genome shotgun sequence genome encodes:
- the LOC118381966 gene encoding protocadherin alpha-C2-like isoform X1 produces the protein MRHIPTMEVHISEEPRRRYVAVFLLLSALLNTASAVTHYSIPEEIEEGSVVANLAADLGLDAKIMARRKIRLDVIANKRYLEINKDTGELLIAEKIDREYLCNVKTSSCFLKMDVTIENPIRLFNIEVEIMDINDNSPQFRRDTMHLDISESTAAGERFSLTNAVDPDFGANSINTYHLSESEHFSIEIQTGRDGSKFADLILKKVLNREEQAVHNLILTAVDGGVPTRSGTANIIVRVIDTNDNAPQFDKESYNINVMENSPIGSLVVKLNATDLDEGTNSEIVYSYSLYTSDKTQQTFSLNTKNGEIRVKEMINYEDFRIYDMEVIATDKGPNSLTGQSKLTILVTDMNDNHPEISIKSFQSPVKEDIPVDSVIAVVSVSDKDSGDNGIVDIRIADTLPFALRESSDNYYELVVSQPLDREKVPEYEITFTVTDRGSPPLSDNETMTLELLDVNDNVPQFPQSFYTIPVMENNAPGALLSSLTAFDPDLHENQYLVYFIIEKEIVNTSMSMLFSINPENGNLYALKTFDYEIEKEFLFHIEARDSGVPPLSSNVTVHIVIVDQNDNTPVIVSPWRAHGSVVEEKIPRSTDKGSLVSKVIAIDTDSVQNSRITYQFLQVTDATLFSLDQYNGEIRTMRMFSYRDPRHQRLVVIAKDNGDPALSATVTIKLSTVETAVKAYSDMTEVPLEYDIFSDLNLYLVIGLGSVSFLLLITILVTCVLKCQKPMPSKAAPPSRNSVISERNSTIADSTLVSNDAYWYSLFLAETRKGKLVVRQPVPKAGSRYIVSSLPRSTGLTETSDSAASTLQGSTTTGSSSS, from the exons ATGAGGCACATCCCAACAATGGAGGTGCATATTAGTGAAGAGCCCCGGAGAAGGTATGTCGCGGTCTTTCTTCTTCTATCTGCCCTCTTGAACACGGCATCTGCGGTTACTCACTATTCCATTCCCGAAGAGATCGAGGAAGGCTCCGTTGTTGCGAATTTAGCTGCTGATTTGGGTTTGGATGCTAAAATCATGGCTCGACGTAAAATACGGTTGGATGTTATCGCCAATAAGAGGTATCTGGAGATAAACAAAGACACAGGGGAGCTACTAATAGCGGAGAAGATTGACAGAGAATACTTATGCAACGTTAAGACATCCTCTTGTTTCCTCAAAATGGATGTTACCATCGAAAACCCAATTAGACTATTTAATATTGAAGTTGAAATAATGGACATAAATGACAACTCTCCCCAATTTCGCCGGGACACCATGCACCTGGATATATCTGAATCCACCGCTGCAGGAGAACGATTCTCTCTAACCAATGCAGTAGACCCAGATTTTGGTGCAAACTCTATCAATACGTATCACTTAAGCGAGAGTGAGCATTTCAGTATAGAGATTCAGACCGGAAGAGACGGGTCAAAGTTTGCTGATTTGATTCTTAAAAAGGTTTTAAACCGAGAGGAACAGGCGGTTCATAATCTAATACTCACCGCTGTCGATGGTGGAGTCCCCACGCGCTCCGGTACAGCCAACATCATTGTTCGCGTTATAGACACGAATGACAACGCCCCTCAATTTGATAAAGAAAGCTACAACATTAATGTGATGGAAAACTCTCCAATTGGGAGCCTTGTGGTTAAATTGAATGCAACAGACTTAGATGAGGGAACAAATTCGGAAATAGTttattcatatagtctttataCATCAGATAAAACCCAACAAACGTTTAGTTTGAATACCAAAAATGGTGAAATCAGAGTCAAAGAAATGATTAATTATGAAGATTTCAGGATTTATGACATGGAAGTTATAGCAACTGATAAGGGGCCTAATTCCTTGACAGGGCAGAGTAAATTAACTATTTTGGTCACAGATATGAATGACAATCACCCTGAGATATCAATTAAATCATTTCAAAGCCCTGTCAAGGAGGATATTCCAGTAGACAGTGTGATAGCAGTGGTTAGTGTCAGCGATAAAGATTCAGGTGACAATGGGATAGTTGATATTCGTATTGCTGATACATTGCCTTTTGCACTAAGAGAGTCTTCTGATAACTATTACGAATTAGTAGTTTCACAACCTCTGGACCGTGAGAAGGTTCCAGAATATGAAATCACTTTTACGGTAACAGACAGGGGTTCCCCTCCGCTATCTGACAACGAAACTATGACTTTAGAACTACTAGATGTTAACGACAATGTTCCACAGTTCCCCCAGTCGTTCTACACTATACCCGTTATGGAGAATAACGCACCTGGGGCCTTGCTAAGTTCCCTCACTGCGTTTGATCCAGACCTCCATGAAAACCAGTATCTAGTTTATTTCATCATAGAGAAGGAGATAGTGAACACCTCCATGTCCATGCTGTTCTCCATCAATCCGGAGAACGGTAATCTTTACGCACTAAAGACGTTTGACTATGAGATAGAGAAGGAGTTCCTTTTCCACATTGAGGCCAGAGACTCTGGTGTTCCTCCGCTCAGCAGTAACGTGACTGTTCACATCGTTATTGTGGACCAGAACGACAACACCCCGGTCATAGTGTCTCCGTGGCGCGCGCACGGCTCCGTGGTGGAGGAGAAGATCCCCAGATCCACCGATAAAGGATCCCTGGTCTCCAAGGTGATAGCCATAGACACGGACTCGGTCCAGAACTCTCGGATTACATACCAGTTTCTACAGGTTACTGACGCCACCTTATTCAGTCTGGATCAATACAACGGAGAGATACGTACTATGAGAATGTTCAGTTACAGAGATCCGCGTCATCAACGGCTGGTTGTCATCGCCAAGGACAACGGGGatcctgctctctctgctacagTTACCATAAAGCTCTCAACAGTGGAGACTGCCGTTAAAGCCTACTCTGACATGACTGAAGTGCCTCTAGAATATGACATATTTTCTGATTTAAACCTGTATTTGGTGATCGGCCTGGGCTCAGTGTCCTTCCTGTTATTGATCACCATATTGGTCACTTGTGTGCTGAAGTGTCAGAAACCAATGCCCAGCAAAGCGGCCCCTCCCAGTAGGAACAGCGTGATCAGCGAGAGAAACTCAACCATCGCAGATTCCACCCTGGTCTCCAACGATGCCTACTGGTACAGTCTGTTTCTAGCGGAGACAAGGAAAGGAAAGCTGGTAGTCAGACAGCCTGTGCCAAAGGCAGGTTCCAGATACATCGTGTCCAGTCTACCAAGGAGCACTGGTCTGACAGAGACCAGCGACTCAGCGGCCTCTACTCTGCAG GGGTCGACCACCACTGGCAGCAGTTCCTCGTAA
- the LOC118381966 gene encoding protocadherin alpha-C2-like isoform X9: protein MRHIPTMEVHISEEPRRRYVAVFLLLSALLNTASAVTHYSIPEEIEEGSVVANLAADLGLDAKIMARRKIRLDVIANKRYLEINKDTGELLIAEKIDREYLCNVKTSSCFLKMDVTIENPIRLFNIEVEIMDINDNSPQFRRDTMHLDISESTAAGERFSLTNAVDPDFGANSINTYHLSESEHFSIEIQTGRDGSKFADLILKKVLNREEQAVHNLILTAVDGGVPTRSGTANIIVRVIDTNDNAPQFDKESYNINVMENSPIGSLVVKLNATDLDEGTNSEIVYSYSLYTSDKTQQTFSLNTKNGEIRVKEMINYEDFRIYDMEVIATDKGPNSLTGQSKLTILVTDMNDNHPEISIKSFQSPVKEDIPVDSVIAVVSVSDKDSGDNGIVDIRIADTLPFALRESSDNYYELVVSQPLDREKVPEYEITFTVTDRGSPPLSDNETMTLELLDVNDNVPQFPQSFYTIPVMENNAPGALLSSLTAFDPDLHENQYLVYFIIEKEIVNTSMSMLFSINPENGNLYALKTFDYEIEKEFLFHIEARDSGVPPLSSNVTVHIVIVDQNDNTPVIVSPWRAHGSVVEEKIPRSTDKGSLVSKVIAIDTDSVQNSRITYQFLQVTDATLFSLDQYNGEIRTMRMFSYRDPRHQRLVVIAKDNGDPALSATVTIKLSTVETAVKAYSDMTEVPLEYDIFSDLNLYLVIGLGSVSFLLLITILVTCVLKCQKPMPSKAAPPSRNSVISERNSTIADSTLVSNDAYWYSLFLAETRKGKLVVRQPVPKAGSRYIVSSLPRSTGLTETSDSAASTLQYPK, encoded by the exons ATGAGGCACATCCCAACAATGGAGGTGCATATTAGTGAAGAGCCCCGGAGAAGGTATGTCGCGGTCTTTCTTCTTCTATCTGCCCTCTTGAACACGGCATCTGCGGTTACTCACTATTCCATTCCCGAAGAGATCGAGGAAGGCTCCGTTGTTGCGAATTTAGCTGCTGATTTGGGTTTGGATGCTAAAATCATGGCTCGACGTAAAATACGGTTGGATGTTATCGCCAATAAGAGGTATCTGGAGATAAACAAAGACACAGGGGAGCTACTAATAGCGGAGAAGATTGACAGAGAATACTTATGCAACGTTAAGACATCCTCTTGTTTCCTCAAAATGGATGTTACCATCGAAAACCCAATTAGACTATTTAATATTGAAGTTGAAATAATGGACATAAATGACAACTCTCCCCAATTTCGCCGGGACACCATGCACCTGGATATATCTGAATCCACCGCTGCAGGAGAACGATTCTCTCTAACCAATGCAGTAGACCCAGATTTTGGTGCAAACTCTATCAATACGTATCACTTAAGCGAGAGTGAGCATTTCAGTATAGAGATTCAGACCGGAAGAGACGGGTCAAAGTTTGCTGATTTGATTCTTAAAAAGGTTTTAAACCGAGAGGAACAGGCGGTTCATAATCTAATACTCACCGCTGTCGATGGTGGAGTCCCCACGCGCTCCGGTACAGCCAACATCATTGTTCGCGTTATAGACACGAATGACAACGCCCCTCAATTTGATAAAGAAAGCTACAACATTAATGTGATGGAAAACTCTCCAATTGGGAGCCTTGTGGTTAAATTGAATGCAACAGACTTAGATGAGGGAACAAATTCGGAAATAGTttattcatatagtctttataCATCAGATAAAACCCAACAAACGTTTAGTTTGAATACCAAAAATGGTGAAATCAGAGTCAAAGAAATGATTAATTATGAAGATTTCAGGATTTATGACATGGAAGTTATAGCAACTGATAAGGGGCCTAATTCCTTGACAGGGCAGAGTAAATTAACTATTTTGGTCACAGATATGAATGACAATCACCCTGAGATATCAATTAAATCATTTCAAAGCCCTGTCAAGGAGGATATTCCAGTAGACAGTGTGATAGCAGTGGTTAGTGTCAGCGATAAAGATTCAGGTGACAATGGGATAGTTGATATTCGTATTGCTGATACATTGCCTTTTGCACTAAGAGAGTCTTCTGATAACTATTACGAATTAGTAGTTTCACAACCTCTGGACCGTGAGAAGGTTCCAGAATATGAAATCACTTTTACGGTAACAGACAGGGGTTCCCCTCCGCTATCTGACAACGAAACTATGACTTTAGAACTACTAGATGTTAACGACAATGTTCCACAGTTCCCCCAGTCGTTCTACACTATACCCGTTATGGAGAATAACGCACCTGGGGCCTTGCTAAGTTCCCTCACTGCGTTTGATCCAGACCTCCATGAAAACCAGTATCTAGTTTATTTCATCATAGAGAAGGAGATAGTGAACACCTCCATGTCCATGCTGTTCTCCATCAATCCGGAGAACGGTAATCTTTACGCACTAAAGACGTTTGACTATGAGATAGAGAAGGAGTTCCTTTTCCACATTGAGGCCAGAGACTCTGGTGTTCCTCCGCTCAGCAGTAACGTGACTGTTCACATCGTTATTGTGGACCAGAACGACAACACCCCGGTCATAGTGTCTCCGTGGCGCGCGCACGGCTCCGTGGTGGAGGAGAAGATCCCCAGATCCACCGATAAAGGATCCCTGGTCTCCAAGGTGATAGCCATAGACACGGACTCGGTCCAGAACTCTCGGATTACATACCAGTTTCTACAGGTTACTGACGCCACCTTATTCAGTCTGGATCAATACAACGGAGAGATACGTACTATGAGAATGTTCAGTTACAGAGATCCGCGTCATCAACGGCTGGTTGTCATCGCCAAGGACAACGGGGatcctgctctctctgctacagTTACCATAAAGCTCTCAACAGTGGAGACTGCCGTTAAAGCCTACTCTGACATGACTGAAGTGCCTCTAGAATATGACATATTTTCTGATTTAAACCTGTATTTGGTGATCGGCCTGGGCTCAGTGTCCTTCCTGTTATTGATCACCATATTGGTCACTTGTGTGCTGAAGTGTCAGAAACCAATGCCCAGCAAAGCGGCCCCTCCCAGTAGGAACAGCGTGATCAGCGAGAGAAACTCAACCATCGCAGATTCCACCCTGGTCTCCAACGATGCCTACTGGTACAGTCTGTTTCTAGCGGAGACAAGGAAAGGAAAGCTGGTAGTCAGACAGCCTGTGCCAAAGGCAGGTTCCAGATACATCGTGTCCAGTCTACCAAGGAGCACTGGTCTGACAGAGACCAGCGACTCAGCGGCCTCTACTCTGCAG TACCCTAAGTGA